One window of Atribacter laminatus genomic DNA carries:
- the mtaB gene encoding tRNA (N(6)-L-threonylcarbamoyladenosine(37)-C(2))-methylthiotransferase MtaB, translating to MKIAIKTLGCKVNQSESDVLAALLKNEGISLVPFEDQADWYIINSCAVTKMSEKKTRQWIGRALRNNEKSQVILIGCYSPLYIRQFPLPQPRLQVIDSPEKIKKVMEILNLPWDESFSAKVIPETERARVWLKIEDGCDHFCNYCIVPHLRGSVRSEEPEKIIRQATHLERKGVQEIVLCGINLGMYGLGNDHASLIELLEELTRSTNTIRYRLSSIEPFLIDKKFLDRYFSLTPRVCPHFHIPLQSGSDEVLLKMGRGYTTQFYRDLIELIRKYDNNVAISTDIIVGFPGESERLFAETTKFCQEIGFSRAHVFVYSPRPFTPAAQWDKAEGVPFQAKKEREAGLLKIIFDSQIKYYRSFIGRILSVLVETTTDNREVTGYSENYIPVRGDGIIASDYGKVLPVCIHGEKNRILLGEAI from the coding sequence ATGAAAATTGCTATTAAAACTCTTGGATGTAAAGTAAATCAATCGGAAAGCGATGTACTAGCTGCATTACTAAAAAATGAAGGTATTTCTTTGGTTCCTTTTGAGGATCAAGCAGATTGGTATATTATCAATAGCTGTGCTGTGACCAAGATGTCGGAAAAAAAAACTCGTCAATGGATCGGCCGAGCCCTAAGGAATAACGAAAAATCACAAGTTATTCTGATTGGCTGCTATAGTCCTTTGTATATTCGCCAATTTCCACTTCCCCAGCCTCGTCTTCAGGTTATTGATTCTCCAGAAAAGATCAAAAAGGTAATGGAAATACTCAATTTACCTTGGGATGAATCGTTCTCAGCAAAAGTCATACCGGAAACCGAGCGGGCTCGGGTCTGGTTAAAAATTGAGGATGGATGTGATCATTTCTGCAATTATTGTATTGTACCCCACCTCCGTGGTTCTGTTCGAAGCGAAGAACCGGAAAAAATAATTCGCCAAGCAACTCATTTAGAAAGAAAAGGTGTTCAAGAAATTGTTTTGTGTGGCATTAACTTAGGAATGTATGGTTTAGGAAATGACCACGCTAGCTTGATTGAATTGCTGGAAGAGTTGACAAGGTCAACCAATACCATTCGCTATCGTTTAAGTTCTATTGAGCCATTTCTGATTGATAAAAAGTTTTTGGATCGATATTTTTCTTTAACCCCCCGAGTGTGCCCGCATTTTCATATTCCTCTTCAAAGCGGGAGCGATGAGGTTTTATTAAAGATGGGAAGGGGATATACCACTCAATTTTATAGAGACTTGATAGAATTGATTCGAAAATATGATAACAATGTAGCAATTAGTACTGACATTATTGTAGGATTTCCCGGAGAATCGGAAAGGCTGTTTGCCGAAACCACTAAATTTTGTCAGGAAATCGGTTTTTCCCGTGCTCATGTTTTTGTATATTCTCCACGTCCTTTCACTCCTGCTGCCCAGTGGGATAAGGCTGAAGGTGTACCTTTCCAAGCCAAAAAGGAACGAGAAGCAGGTTTATTAAAAATTATTTTCGACAGCCAAATTAAATATTATCGGTCTTTTATTGGAAGAATATTATCAGTATTAGTTGAGACAACCACTGATAACCGCGAAGTAACTGGTTATTCTGAAAACTATATACCAGTTCGAGGTGATGGGATTATTGCTTCCGATTATGGAAAGGTTCTTCCTGTCTGCATACATGGAGAAAAGAATAGAATTTTATTAGGAGAAGCCATTTAA
- a CDS encoding RsmE family RNA methyltransferase codes for MSRFYYHPEINQSTVIALSCEESLHLKANRILPETKILLSDGLGNLYSGIFKGFVSQIAQVEVIGKVIKEDKAYKAYQLWVWQPLLKNWSRLDWLIEKLVEIGVTGIGVFYSERCVREHISSTRKDRWRKIIIEAAKQSGRTCFPVLKVMTNWSDFFDQCRNNNLSTIVGDLSVSETISDFLKKQNLSSLQIIVGPEGDFSKGEKEQLQSLPKVHFLRLSSQILRSETAALYASIVSMANLESKHENCY; via the coding sequence ATGAGTCGATTTTATTACCATCCAGAAATAAACCAATCAACCGTCATTGCTCTTAGCTGCGAAGAAAGTCTTCATCTCAAAGCGAATCGAATTCTTCCTGAAACCAAGATTCTGTTGTCAGATGGATTAGGGAATTTATATTCAGGAATTTTTAAAGGATTTGTTTCACAAATCGCCCAAGTCGAAGTGATTGGAAAGGTAATAAAAGAAGACAAAGCTTATAAAGCTTATCAGCTTTGGGTATGGCAACCTCTTCTAAAAAATTGGTCTCGCTTGGATTGGCTCATAGAAAAACTGGTCGAAATTGGTGTTACTGGTATTGGAGTTTTTTATAGTGAGCGATGTGTGCGTGAACACATTTCTTCAACACGAAAAGACCGTTGGAGAAAGATTATAATCGAAGCAGCAAAACAATCAGGAAGAACTTGTTTTCCTGTTCTAAAGGTGATGACGAATTGGTCTGATTTTTTCGATCAATGCCGAAACAATAACCTGAGTACTATTGTTGGTGATTTGAGTGTCTCGGAAACGATTTCGGACTTTTTAAAAAAACAAAATTTATCTTCTTTACAGATTATTGTTGGCCCGGAAGGTGATTTTAGTAAAGGAGAAAAAGAACAACTCCAATCTCTTCCCAAAGTTCATTTTTTAAGGTTATCCAGCCAAATTCTCCGAAGTGAAACAGCTGCTTTATATGCCAGCATAGTGAGTATGGCAAACTTGGAGTCAAAACATGAAAATTGCTATTAA
- a CDS encoding nucleotide exchange factor GrpE produces MARQKEDEINKDGDMKMNNQKEEPKVINENETLGCDEISIEELKNTCEEYRNTAEEYKKKSEEYLKNLKSLKAEFENYRKRETQYRESFIKSSNRDLILKLLPVMDDMDNAILESKKNEVHQSYIEGAELIYRKLLNILEKEGVRQITTLGEKFDPKYHEAMMTISSPDYEDYAIVDELRKGYVLNEEVLRAAQVSVNRWDKNEKER; encoded by the coding sequence ATGGCAAGGCAGAAGGAAGATGAAATCAATAAGGATGGTGATATGAAAATGAACAACCAGAAGGAGGAACCAAAGGTCATCAATGAAAATGAGACATTAGGTTGTGATGAGATTTCTATAGAAGAATTGAAAAATACTTGCGAAGAATACCGAAATACCGCTGAAGAATATAAAAAGAAATCCGAAGAGTATTTGAAAAACTTAAAATCGCTAAAGGCAGAGTTTGAAAACTATCGAAAAAGAGAAACACAGTATCGGGAAAGTTTTATCAAATCATCAAATAGAGATTTAATACTTAAACTCCTTCCGGTAATGGATGATATGGATAATGCCATTCTTGAAAGTAAAAAAAATGAGGTGCATCAGTCTTATATAGAAGGAGCTGAGCTAATCTACCGCAAACTTTTAAATATTTTGGAAAAAGAAGGAGTTCGACAGATAACCACCTTGGGTGAGAAATTTGATCCAAAATATCATGAGGCAATGATGACAATATCATCCCCTGATTATGAGGATTATGCAATTGTTGATGAGTTAAGAAAAGGATATGTGTTGAATGAAGAAGTTTTACGTGCAGCCCAGGTATCGGTTAATCGTTGGGATAAAAACGAGAAAGAAAGGTAA
- a CDS encoding O-antigen ligase family protein: MAAKKKAKTVKGTKSKLSVIESPERTLPLLEKFLQYGLLLIVLLSPYYRGLYFDYERYPFFLAVFIVAIIYFLYQIVYQRKVITIKTPIEYFFLFTVLLYGLSILWAADQGMAFREFFSSIVYFIFFLLVTHLFLTKQSKKIFLIAFNINAVFLVLIGFFYRFGWVNPLSRPLGMSMKDLFLTASGRLHSSMQYPNTFAAYLAMAIITLIILHLLEEKPIYISLWGFILFFLQTGLYFTYSRGALLVFIITSVVLFLLLKRKEKIKYLLVLMAAFVWTILFTPRLENFLFNNLPGQFFGFLLLGSLVQAFSVYLLSFLWKKLVNLSKPSIRTSYFTVGIGVALVLVILIVLGLKPAFLGDRFRQITLNTIISQERWIFYGDGLKIFQARPIAGWGGGGWEARYLAYQSYPYFSENSHNYFLQVMIEIGIIGLLATIGLIIGLFYQIYRFKKANKDGWNNLLILGLGAAVFLGFFHGFIDVDFALGSFYFGILAFIAFINQITRSQQITINNRHLFELKIPTWVLFSGVIFLMIFSFFLISGDRAKIRGGYFASHGDLNQAIQYHQKAASSIPFNSQSHYFLSTYYRQLFNTQKQTDLRIKSEYHNEKATSYSPFNFRFQENKAVLKIERGDFETGLNEFEKAIYLAPFISTTYERYLQTCLSVADYYLMRSEKNKAIHYLEEGLRIDDIYTAFLEGSLRPKKKTTAYNKILNELKNKLQEIME; the protein is encoded by the coding sequence ATGGCAGCTAAGAAAAAGGCAAAGACGGTAAAAGGAACCAAGTCAAAACTTTCTGTAATCGAATCCCCTGAAAGAACGCTCCCACTTTTAGAAAAATTCCTTCAATATGGTTTATTGTTGATTGTGCTTTTATCTCCTTATTACCGGGGCTTATATTTTGATTACGAAAGATATCCCTTCTTTTTGGCAGTTTTCATTGTTGCTATTATTTATTTTTTATATCAGATAGTTTATCAAAGAAAAGTAATTACTATAAAAACTCCCATCGAATATTTTTTTCTTTTTACTGTATTACTATATGGTCTCAGCATTTTATGGGCTGCGGACCAAGGGATGGCTTTTCGTGAGTTTTTTAGTAGTATAGTTTATTTCATCTTTTTTCTTTTAGTCACGCATTTATTCCTGACCAAGCAATCAAAAAAAATTTTTTTAATTGCATTTAATATTAATGCTGTCTTCCTGGTTTTAATTGGATTTTTCTATCGATTTGGATGGGTTAATCCCCTGTCTCGACCATTGGGGATGAGCATGAAAGATCTTTTTTTGACTGCATCAGGTCGATTGCATTCATCTATGCAATACCCGAATACCTTTGCTGCTTATCTCGCAATGGCGATAATAACCTTGATTATTTTACACTTGTTGGAAGAAAAACCGATTTATATCAGTTTGTGGGGATTTATTCTATTTTTTCTTCAAACTGGATTATATTTTACCTATTCCCGGGGAGCTTTGTTGGTATTTATCATAACCTCGGTGGTTCTATTCCTTTTATTGAAAAGGAAAGAAAAGATTAAGTATCTCCTGGTTCTCATGGCTGCATTTGTCTGGACAATACTCTTTACTCCGCGTTTGGAAAATTTTTTATTCAACAATTTACCCGGTCAGTTTTTTGGTTTTCTCTTATTAGGAAGCCTTGTCCAAGCTTTTAGTGTCTATTTGCTTTCCTTTCTATGGAAAAAGTTGGTTAACCTATCAAAACCATCAATTCGTACCTCCTATTTTACAGTTGGGATTGGAGTTGCCCTCGTTCTCGTTATTTTAATTGTTTTGGGGCTGAAGCCGGCCTTCTTAGGTGATCGTTTTCGGCAAATAACTCTCAATACTATCATCTCGCAGGAAAGATGGATTTTTTATGGTGATGGTTTAAAAATATTTCAAGCCCGACCAATAGCTGGTTGGGGAGGAGGAGGATGGGAAGCACGTTACTTGGCCTATCAATCCTATCCCTATTTTAGCGAAAACAGTCACAATTATTTTCTTCAAGTAATGATTGAAATCGGCATTATTGGTTTGTTAGCAACAATTGGGTTAATAATAGGCCTTTTTTATCAAATTTATCGTTTTAAAAAGGCGAATAAAGACGGTTGGAACAATCTTTTGATTTTAGGACTGGGAGCAGCGGTTTTTTTGGGATTTTTTCATGGATTCATTGATGTTGATTTTGCTCTTGGTTCTTTTTATTTTGGTATTTTGGCGTTTATCGCTTTCATAAATCAAATAACTCGCTCTCAACAAATCACCATCAACAATCGACATTTATTTGAATTGAAAATACCTACTTGGGTGTTGTTTTCCGGAGTTATTTTTTTAATGATTTTTTCCTTTTTTTTGATTTCGGGTGATCGAGCGAAAATTAGAGGTGGGTATTTTGCATCTCATGGAGATCTTAATCAAGCTATTCAATATCATCAAAAAGCAGCCAGTTCGATTCCTTTCAATTCCCAAAGCCATTACTTTTTAAGTACTTATTACCGGCAATTGTTTAATACCCAAAAGCAAACTGATCTGAGAATAAAAAGTGAATATCACAACGAAAAAGCCACCAGCTATTCTCCGTTTAATTTTCGATTTCAAGAAAATAAAGCGGTTTTAAAGATTGAGAGAGGAGACTTTGAAACTGGATTGAATGAATTTGAAAAAGCCATATATTTGGCACCCTTTATATCAACAACCTACGAACGCTACCTCCAAACCTGCCTATCAGTTGCTGATTATTACCTTATGCGATCTGAAAAAAACAAAGCTATTCATTATTTAGAAGAGGGTTTGCGCATTGATGATATATATACGGCTTTTTTAGAAGGTTCATTAAGACCAAAAAAGAAAACCACCGCTTATAATAAGATTCTAAATGAATTAAAAAATAAACTCCAGGAAATTATGGAATGA
- the dnaK gene encoding molecular chaperone DnaK translates to MAKVIGIDLGTTNSVAAYMEGGQPTIIPNKEGSRLTPSIVAFTKNGEILVGQLAKRQAITNPKNTIYSIKRLMGRRYDDPEVEKARKVLPYEIVPGKHGEAAVKVGDRAYTPPEISAMILKKMKEDAEEFLGEKITEAVITVPAYFNDNQRQATKDAGKIAGLEVKRIINEPTAASLAYGLGKGKEEVIAVYDLGGGTFDISILEIGEGVFEVKSTSGDTFLGGDDFDRRVMDYIIEEFRKDQGIDLRGDQMALQRLKEAAEKAKIELSGSLQTEVNLPFITADASGPRHLVMTLTRAKLEQLTADLIERTFEPCERAMKDAGLKAEEIDSVILVGGMTRMPKVEEVVKKIFQKEPKRGVNPDEVVSDGAAIQAGVLKGEVKDVLLLDVTPLSLGIETLGGVFTRIIDRNTTVPVSKSQVFTTAADNQTTVEIQVLQGERPLAKDNNSLGRFQLSGIPSAPRGIPQVEVKFDIDADGILHVSAKDLATNKEQAITIKASSGLSKDDIDRMLRESELHAEEDKKKREEIELKNQAENLIYSVEKTLGESESKLSPETKSKAEAALNNLKEAMKGDDVADIRRKIDELQSTSHALAQELYRQTSSQPGPGEAAGAKAETGSDSNKENDNVVDADYKVVDDDQK, encoded by the coding sequence ATGGCAAAAGTAATCGGTATTGATTTGGGAACAACCAATTCTGTTGCGGCTTATATGGAGGGTGGTCAACCAACCATTATACCTAATAAAGAAGGATCTCGCTTAACACCCTCAATCGTTGCGTTTACAAAAAATGGTGAAATACTGGTTGGTCAACTAGCAAAAAGACAAGCAATAACCAATCCAAAGAATACCATTTATTCTATAAAGCGTTTAATGGGTAGACGTTATGATGATCCAGAAGTTGAAAAGGCGCGAAAAGTACTTCCCTATGAAATTGTACCAGGAAAGCATGGGGAAGCTGCTGTAAAAGTCGGAGATCGAGCATACACTCCTCCCGAAATATCAGCCATGATATTAAAGAAAATGAAAGAAGATGCCGAGGAATTCTTAGGAGAAAAAATAACCGAAGCGGTTATCACCGTGCCGGCATATTTTAATGATAACCAGCGCCAGGCAACCAAGGATGCCGGTAAAATTGCCGGGCTTGAGGTAAAAAGAATCATCAACGAACCAACCGCGGCTTCTTTGGCTTATGGTTTGGGAAAAGGAAAAGAAGAAGTCATAGCAGTATATGATTTAGGCGGCGGAACTTTTGATATTTCAATTCTTGAAATTGGTGAAGGAGTATTTGAAGTAAAATCCACCTCCGGAGATACATTTCTTGGTGGTGACGATTTTGACAGGAGAGTAATGGATTACATTATTGAAGAATTCCGAAAAGACCAAGGTATTGATCTTCGAGGAGATCAAATGGCGCTTCAGCGTTTAAAAGAAGCGGCAGAAAAAGCCAAAATTGAATTATCCGGTTCGCTCCAGACCGAGGTGAATTTACCCTTTATCACTGCTGATGCTTCCGGGCCTCGTCACTTAGTAATGACTTTAACCAGAGCAAAATTAGAGCAATTAACCGCAGATCTTATTGAACGTACTTTTGAACCTTGCGAAAGGGCGATGAAAGATGCTGGTCTGAAGGCAGAAGAAATTGATTCAGTTATTCTGGTTGGTGGTATGACCCGAATGCCAAAAGTAGAAGAAGTCGTTAAAAAAATATTTCAGAAAGAACCAAAACGCGGAGTTAACCCCGATGAGGTTGTTTCTGATGGGGCAGCAATCCAAGCTGGAGTTCTAAAGGGAGAAGTGAAAGACGTCCTTCTATTAGACGTTACCCCACTTTCATTGGGAATAGAAACGTTGGGAGGAGTTTTTACCCGTATCATTGATCGGAATACGACCGTACCGGTTTCGAAGAGTCAGGTCTTTACCACAGCTGCTGATAATCAAACAACAGTTGAGATTCAGGTACTTCAGGGAGAAAGGCCGTTGGCAAAAGATAACAATTCTCTAGGAAGATTCCAGCTTTCTGGAATTCCGTCGGCACCACGGGGAATTCCTCAGGTTGAGGTCAAGTTTGATATCGATGCCGATGGAATTCTTCATGTATCGGCTAAAGACTTGGCGACCAATAAAGAACAAGCCATTACCATAAAGGCTTCTAGTGGTTTATCGAAGGATGATATTGATCGTATGTTGCGAGAGTCAGAACTTCATGCCGAAGAAGACAAGAAAAAGAGAGAAGAAATTGAATTAAAGAACCAAGCAGAGAACCTAATCTATTCGGTAGAAAAAACCTTAGGAGAATCAGAAAGTAAGTTGTCGCCTGAAACGAAGAGTAAAGCAGAAGCTGCTTTGAATAATCTCAAGGAAGCCATGAAAGGTGATGACGTCGCTGATATTCGACGCAAAATTGATGAACTCCAATCAACGTCTCATGCTTTAGCTCAAGAGCTTTATCGACAGACCTCCAGCCAACCGGGTCCAGGTGAAGCAGCGGGAGCCAAAGCTGAAACAGGTTCGGACTCGAATAAGGAAAATGATAATGTCGTTGATGCCGATTATAAAGTTGTTGACGATGATCAGAAATAA
- a CDS encoding cellulose biosynthesis cyclic di-GMP-binding regulatory protein BcsB — translation MWFKNDRRIVFFGAFLFISLFLLVLPITNLAFAQIPNAIVWNISDFVEQENDIRLEGYQPSYSFFLPYFKGVNWEETRLALKIWFSEVLNPESRVSLFINEQLAYTQLLKDIQIQPDQVAYLDIPIPETALKPNNQLIKIEIQPTLFISSHLGEDISSGNLWIIVKKESFITFKMKTDWIPQTIDDFLQSIKEAITLVLPPRPWSDRILQSYFTLYAFLHKIHREQPFRIQTLIAPSQLSSKDSKHNYQIYLIENSVSDYQLYGRKLFLTFEGIKTISSELHQFLIGKGGKTSYVTEDKISPRFFRTTFFDLGYSSFKFKGFGNMEKNLRFYFSDISHHPTSLNLRLFFNHTPLPSDFKGEAFFKLSINSQLVYSQRLNDKSSGHLFPIDLYLPAYFLKPVNTITLGLSYFPNKEDYRPGKMPFEGFISEDSYFQVKSSSQSAIFSVWKRIPTVLDNKMKIVLPSELDENTLQIAADILSSIQLYNSRLIPVEIIFGETQLNNLLGPSSMTIDWDPNFYPDIWDYHWANFIQLPKQIELALSSSNFRNLNLLQKIPAAIYNITIPFGQFIYQFFSSFLSNPIPIEAHQKENFLLIIVSPETIPNYLFSPVFFESGKMVVKDAIQDQTHLTTTLNEPISCLAFFYQNHIPVMLFTTSGPKSVADNHFKKYFNLKTTFSSISGNLVIFEKNGIIDATISENSLTVNGNKFLGYFSQYISNQRILLLFILGMIIILVIIFYYQKKNWLKNSDR, via the coding sequence ATGTGGTTTAAAAATGATCGACGTATTGTTTTTTTTGGTGCTTTTTTATTTATAAGTTTATTTTTGCTTGTCCTTCCAATCACCAATTTAGCTTTTGCTCAAATACCAAATGCTATAGTTTGGAATATATCCGATTTCGTCGAGCAGGAAAACGATATTCGATTAGAAGGATATCAACCGTCTTATAGCTTTTTTTTACCCTACTTTAAAGGAGTAAATTGGGAAGAAACTCGCCTGGCTTTAAAAATTTGGTTTTCAGAAGTGCTCAATCCAGAAAGCCGAGTGTCCCTTTTCATTAATGAACAATTAGCGTATACCCAACTTTTAAAAGACATTCAAATACAACCCGATCAGGTTGCCTATCTTGATATTCCAATTCCTGAAACCGCCTTAAAGCCCAACAATCAACTCATAAAAATTGAAATTCAACCGACTCTTTTTATTAGTAGCCATCTGGGTGAGGATATTTCTTCTGGAAATCTCTGGATTATCGTCAAAAAAGAAAGTTTTATAACTTTCAAAATGAAAACCGATTGGATCCCCCAAACCATTGATGACTTCCTACAAAGTATCAAGGAAGCGATAACTCTGGTTCTTCCTCCGCGACCTTGGTCTGATCGAATTCTTCAATCCTATTTCACCTTATATGCTTTTCTTCATAAAATTCACCGGGAACAACCTTTTCGAATCCAAACGTTAATTGCTCCTTCTCAACTGAGTTCGAAAGATTCAAAACACAATTACCAAATATATCTTATAGAAAATTCAGTTAGTGATTATCAGCTTTATGGAAGAAAACTTTTTCTAACCTTTGAAGGAATAAAAACAATATCATCTGAACTTCACCAGTTCCTGATCGGTAAAGGCGGAAAAACTTCATATGTCACTGAAGATAAAATATCTCCCCGATTTTTTAGAACAACTTTCTTTGATTTAGGATATTCTTCTTTCAAGTTTAAGGGATTTGGTAATATGGAAAAAAACTTGCGCTTTTATTTTTCTGACATTTCTCATCATCCAACTTCATTAAATCTTCGTCTTTTTTTCAACCATACTCCACTCCCCTCAGATTTTAAAGGAGAAGCCTTTTTTAAGTTGTCAATAAACTCTCAGTTGGTTTACTCCCAACGTCTTAATGACAAGAGTAGCGGCCATTTATTTCCCATTGATCTCTATCTTCCGGCTTATTTTCTTAAGCCAGTTAATACCATAACTCTTGGGTTAAGTTATTTTCCCAATAAAGAGGATTACCGACCGGGGAAAATGCCCTTTGAGGGTTTTATTTCTGAAGATTCCTATTTCCAGGTTAAAAGTAGTTCTCAATCTGCTATTTTTTCCGTTTGGAAAAGGATCCCTACTGTACTTGACAACAAAATGAAAATAGTGCTTCCTTCTGAACTCGATGAAAATACTTTACAAATCGCTGCTGATATTCTCTCTTCAATTCAGCTTTATAATTCAAGGCTGATTCCAGTAGAAATCATTTTTGGGGAAACCCAGTTGAATAATCTCTTAGGCCCGTCTTCCATGACTATCGATTGGGACCCAAATTTTTACCCTGATATTTGGGATTACCATTGGGCAAACTTCATACAATTACCAAAGCAGATCGAGCTCGCTTTATCATCATCAAATTTCCGTAATCTTAACCTTCTCCAAAAAATACCTGCTGCTATTTATAATATAACGATCCCCTTCGGTCAGTTTATCTATCAATTCTTCTCATCTTTTTTATCAAACCCCATACCGATTGAGGCTCATCAGAAAGAAAATTTTCTCCTCATTATTGTTAGTCCAGAAACTATTCCAAATTACCTTTTCTCTCCGGTTTTCTTTGAATCTGGAAAAATGGTTGTAAAGGATGCAATTCAAGACCAAACGCACCTCACTACCACCCTGAACGAACCAATTAGTTGCTTGGCATTTTTTTACCAGAATCATATCCCGGTGATGCTTTTTACAACTTCCGGTCCAAAATCGGTTGCTGATAACCATTTTAAAAAATACTTTAACCTCAAAACCACTTTTTCGAGCATCTCGGGTAATTTGGTTATTTTTGAAAAAAATGGAATCATCGATGCAACTATTTCTGAAAATTCTCTAACCGTCAATGGAAATAAATTCTTGGGATATTTTTCTCAATATATTTCCAACCAAAGAATTCTTCTCCTTTTTATTCTCGGTATGATAATTATTTTAGTGATAATTTTTTATTATCAAAAAAAGAATTGGTTAAAAAACAGTGATAGGTAA
- the dnaJ gene encoding molecular chaperone DnaJ: MKRDYYEVLGVNRNASLEEIKKSYRKLARQYHPDANPGNKDTIEKFKEINEAYQVLSDSEKRATYDRFGHAAFDSRAQAGYGGAGFGQDFDPFGDFGSFGDIFDMFFGSSTGSRRRESASRPTKGASVNIDVTLEFEEAAFGVEKEIEYSRVEICKECQGVGGKKKVACPHCRGTGEIKHTQTSIFGSIVTSRVCNFCRGKGYIAEDTCQKCHGSGKMKTTRKLKLKFPAGVDSGYRLRVSGEGEAGDNDGPAGDLYVSITVKPHKILDRKGKNLFFDAEVTYTQLVLGDEIEVPTIQGMEKIKISPGTDAHSVLKLRGKGLVDPSNGSRGDQFIQLKLSIPRRLTGEYKKLMEQLAELEGQEKNKKTGGIFERIKEAFTSTEG, encoded by the coding sequence ATGAAAAGGGATTATTACGAAGTTTTAGGAGTGAATCGTAACGCCTCCTTAGAAGAGATTAAGAAGTCCTATCGAAAACTGGCAAGGCAGTACCATCCTGATGCTAACCCTGGGAATAAAGATACGATTGAAAAATTTAAAGAAATCAATGAAGCCTATCAAGTTCTTTCTGATTCGGAAAAGCGAGCTACATATGACCGTTTTGGCCATGCCGCATTTGACTCACGTGCTCAAGCCGGTTATGGTGGAGCTGGTTTCGGACAAGATTTTGATCCCTTTGGAGATTTTGGCAGTTTTGGTGACATTTTTGATATGTTTTTTGGAAGCTCTACCGGATCGCGGAGAAGAGAATCAGCGTCCCGTCCAACCAAGGGGGCAAGTGTCAACATTGATGTTACGCTTGAATTTGAAGAGGCTGCTTTTGGCGTCGAGAAAGAAATTGAATATTCAAGAGTAGAAATCTGTAAGGAGTGCCAGGGAGTTGGGGGGAAAAAGAAAGTCGCCTGTCCTCATTGTCGAGGCACTGGAGAAATTAAACATACCCAAACCTCAATTTTTGGCTCAATAGTGACTTCTCGTGTTTGTAATTTTTGTCGTGGAAAAGGCTATATTGCTGAAGATACTTGTCAGAAATGTCATGGTTCAGGAAAGATGAAAACGACCCGGAAACTCAAGTTAAAATTTCCAGCTGGGGTTGATAGTGGTTATCGACTTCGGGTATCTGGGGAAGGAGAGGCCGGGGATAATGATGGTCCAGCTGGAGATTTGTATGTCTCAATAACAGTGAAACCACATAAAATTTTAGATAGAAAAGGAAAAAATCTCTTCTTCGATGCCGAGGTGACTTATACCCAGTTAGTTTTAGGGGATGAAATCGAGGTTCCTACTATACAAGGAATGGAGAAAATTAAAATATCACCAGGAACAGACGCTCATTCGGTTTTAAAATTAAGAGGAAAAGGTTTGGTCGATCCCAGTAATGGCTCACGGGGAGACCAATTTATTCAGCTCAAGCTCAGCATACCAAGACGGTTAACTGGTGAATATAAAAAATTGATGGAGCAATTAGCCGAACTCGAAGGTCAGGAAAAAAACAAAAAAACTGGTGGTATTTTTGAACGAATCAAAGAAGCTTTTACCAGCACTGAAGGCTAG